In a single window of the Salmo trutta chromosome 21, fSalTru1.1, whole genome shotgun sequence genome:
- the LOC115157520 gene encoding serine/arginine repetitive matrix protein 2 isoform X3, whose protein sequence is MNSPEDSSSFSTQKSSNWTNHQTSTPQPGLSPASPVQTPVSTNPASLSQSLISPQKQRTAEKGTSDQPHGERRKRGRPPKDKPHTVPEHQIQSPSDSDPSSQRKEQTNAVTVTQPLSPSPPVGTSELPSPTKDLQRVQRNEGSHLCSPSVEHGDTSSHNVLIAGDHTYSLTRELEAEPFVSPQKQRTAEKGTSDQPHGGRRKRGRPPKDKPHTVPEHQIQSPSDSDPSSQPHGERRKRGRPPKDKPHTVPEHQIHQGLTDTHPCSQPEDQTEAETQSLTPNSPAPGPEDRCPAPVTKRKYTKKSETPKVDQPQETGQPQETDQPQETDQPQETDQPQETDQPQETDQSQEIQSPSDSDPSSQREEQTNAVTVTHPLSPNSPAPGPEDRCPAPVTKRKYTKKSETPKVHQPQETDQPQETDQPQETDQPQEIQSPSDSDPCSQREEQTNSVTVTHPLSPRPPVPEDRCQSPDALTEVVTQPLSPRPPVPEDRCQSPDTLTEVVTQPLSPRPPVPEDRCQSPDALTEVETQSLSPRPPVPEDRCQSPDTLTEVVTQPLSPSPPVPEDRCQSPGALTEVVTQPLSPSPPVPEDRCQSPGALTEVVTQPLSPSPPVPEDRCQSPGALTEVVTQPLSPSPPVPEDRCQSPGALTEVVTQPLSPSPPVPEDRCQSPDALTEVETQPLSPRPPVGTSELPSPTKDLQRVQRNEGSHFCSPSVEQGDTSSHNVLIAGDHTDSLTRELEAEPFVSPQKHRTAEKGTSDQPHGERRKRGRPPKDKPHTVPEHQIQSPSDSDPSSQPHGERRKRGRPPKDRKPHTVPDHQIHQGLTDTHPCSQPEDQTEVETQSLTPNSPAPGPEDRCPAPVTKRKYTKKSETPKVDQSQDTDQPQESENLSKRKRASKTSQTSKVAQSQETVQSQKTVQSQETVRKWKHTRKSQETVGNREKISEISLKRKLESQVETVKKKKYTKKSKSHNVVSANPVLSADLSPSVSSSTHNPPGVPKRKHRKIPQSHRVDSEILSSFPVLSSELSSGLKRSLSPTLSPPGVSSSTNTPKRGRTKGVQQQICLSSTPGPRSSIGTVDPFSVSLSPLAPSSKPDSPQNTSPVTWKLLEHLDKIPEPDEAVPSSKSWGKPRGRPRKDPAGVKKPAVVKGVKKPAVVKGVKRPAVVKGVKEPAVVKGVKRPAVVKGVKRPAVVKGVKELAVVKGVKRPAVVKGVKRPAVVKGVKRPAVVKGVKRPAVVKGVKEPAVVKGVKGPAVVKGVKGPAVVKGVKGPAVVKGVKGPAVVKGVKGPAVVKGVKGPAVVKGVKRPAVVKGVKRPAVVKGVKRPAVVKRPAVVKGVKGPAVVKGVKRPAVVKGVKRPAVVKGVKRPAVVKKPAVVKGVKGPAVVKGPAVVKGVKGPAVVKGVKRPAVVKRVKNPAVVERVKNPAVVERVKNPAVVERVKNPAAGKRVKNPAAGKRVKNPAVVERVKNPAVVERVKNPAVVERVKNPAVVERVKNPAVVERVKNPAAGKRVKTRCGKKVKTAAEGGSQTCSSEEGPPAKHRRRSRKGHTAEGVERVGLQSDDSSSSQPIQCSRPRFEPLELDSPDEDTGDASLSSNLSIELSLQEDHLTSLPLEEEEEEQEDEEDLPSFLNNTKPLSITEGICVWCKFRNYPFWPAMVKSVNRKMKKASIVFIDNLLFDKKRIRKGFSVALKTLKPFDCEEADQLVCKARESYDAAIKWCLELIADYRIRIGCGFTGSFIEYFSDDISCPVRRRYPQSTSDLNFPSKLMLEEQFLTSDLGEEEEEGSGRQEEEERKKRRRRRRKLLPDRSKAARNRANEKLVDFIVKQRRVETRLLGVISGQQQSKWLRWFLAASRSVVDTYLEDEEQLDLVYQYLRGVYETAPLTAPCLADVDRIRLVLDVLLPEAIIYAIAGVDKLSLVKAEDKYLKGPCLSKREREEFDWMIEQQMKMKASIGQRPAT, encoded by the exons ATGAATTCACCAGAGGACAGTTCTTCCTTTTCCACTCAGAAGTCCTCAAATTGGACCAACCACCAAACATCTACTCCACAGCCAGGACTTAGCCCTGCTAGCCCAGTTCAAACACCTGTTTCAACCAACCCTGCTAGTCTGTCTCAATCACTAATTTCACCCCAGaaacagaggacagcagagaaaGGAACCTCTGATCAGCCACATGGTGAAAGGCGCAAGAGGGGGAGGCCACCCAAAGACAAACCTCATACTGTCCCAGAACATCAGATCCAGTCCCCTTCAGATTCAGACCCAAGTTCACAGCGAAAGGAACAAACGAATGCTGTCACAGTGACACAGCCCCTGTCACCCAGCCCACCTGTGGGCACCTCTGAACTACCATCCCCCACCAAGGATTTACAGAGGGTGCAGCGTAACGAAGGGTCCCATCTCTGTAGTCCATCTGTAGAACATGGAGATACAAGCAGCCATAATGTCCTAATTGCTGGAGATCACACATATTCACTGACCAGAGAGCTAGAGGCTGAACCATTTGTTTCACCCCAGaaacagaggacagcagagaaaGGAACCTCTGATCAGCCACACGGTGGACGGCGCAAGAGGGGGAGGCCACCCAAAGACAAACCTCATACTGTCCCAGAACATCAGATCCAGTCCCCTTCAGATTCAGACCCAAGTTCACAGCCACACGGTGAACGGCGCAAGAGGGGGAGGCCACCCAAAGACAAACCTCATACTGTCCCAGAACATCAGATCCATCAGGGCCTAACAGATACACACCCATGTTCACAGCCAGAGGACCAAACAGAGGCTGAGACACAGTCCTTGACACCCAACTCACCTGCGCCTGGCCCTGAGGACAGGTGTCCGGCACCGGTGACAAAGAGGAAGTATACAAAAAAATCGGAGACCCCTAAGGTAGACCAGCCGCAGGAGACTGGCCAGCCGCAGGAGACTGACCAGCCGCAGGAGACTGACCAGCCGCAGGAGACTGACCAGCCGCAGGAGACTGACCAGCCGCAGGAGACTGACCAGTCACAGGAAATCCAGTCCCCTTCAGATTCAGACCCAAGTTCACAACGAGAGGAACAAACGAATGCTGTCACAGTGACACATCCCCTGTCACCCAACTCACCTGCGCCTGGCCCCGAGGACAGGTGTCCTGCACCGGTGACAAAGAGGAAGTATACAAAAAAATCGGAGACCCCTAAGGTACACCAGCCGCAGGAGACTGACCAGCCGCAGGAGACTGACCAGCCGCAGGAGACTGACCAGCCGCAGGAGATCCAGTCCCCTTCAGATTCAGACCCATGTTCACAACGAGAGGAACAAACGAATTCTGTCACAGTGACACATCCCCTGTCACCCAGACCACCTGTGCCTGAGGACAGGTGTCAGTCACCTGATGCCCTAACAGAGGTTGTGACACAGCCCCTGTCACCCAGACCACCTGTGCCTGAGGACAGGTGTCAGTCACCTGATACCCTAACAGAGGTTGTGACACAGCCCCTGTCACCCAGACCACCTGTGCCTGAGGACAGGTGTCAGTCACCTGATGCCCTAACAGAGGTTGAGACACAGTCCCTGTCACCCAGACCACCTGTGCCTGAGGACAGGTGTCAGTCACCTGATACCCTAACAGAGGTTGTGACACAGCCCCTGTCACCCAGCCCACCTGTGCCTGAGGACAGGTGTCAGTCACCTGGTGCCCTAACAGAGGTTGTGACACAGCCCCTGTCACCCAGCCCACCTGTGCCTGAGGACAGGTGTCAGTCACCTGGTGCCCTAACAGAGGTTGTGACACAGCCCCTGTCACCCAGCCCACCTGTGCCTGAGGACAGGTGTCAGTCACCTGGTGCCCTAACAGAGGTTGTGACACAGCCCCTGTCACCCAGCCCACCTGTGCCTGAGGACAGGTGTCAGTCACCTGGTGCCCTAACAGAGGTTGTGACACAGCCCCTGTCACCCAGCCCACCTGTGCCTGAGGACAGGTGTCAGTCACCTGATGCCCTAACAGAGGTTGAGACACAGCCCCTGTCACCCAGACCACCTGTGGGCACCTCTGAACTACCATCCCCCACCAAGGATTTACAGAGGGTGCAGCGTAACGAAGGGTCCCATTTCTGTAGTCCATCTGTAGAACAAGGAGATACAAGCAGCCATAATGTCCTAATTGCTGGAGATCACACAGACTCACTGACCAGAGAGCTAGAGGCTGAACCATTTGTTTCACCCCAGAAACATAGGACAGCAGAGAAAGGAACCTCTGATCAGCCACACGGTGAACGGCGCAAGAGGGGGAGGCCACCCAAAGACAAACCTCATACTGTCCCAGAACATCAGATCCAGTCCCCTTCAGATTCAGACCCAAGTTCACAGCCACACGGTGAACGGCGCAAGAGGGGGAGGCCACCCAAAGACAGGAAACCTCATACTGTCCCAGACCATCAGATCCATCAGGGCCTAACAGATACACACCCATGTTCACAGCCAGAGGACCAAACAGAGGTTGAGACACAGTCCTTGACACCCAACTCACCTGCGCCTGGCCCTGAGGACAGGTGTCCGGCACCGGTGACAAAGAGGAAGTATACAAAAAAATCGGAGACCCCTAAGGTAGACCAGTCGCAGGACACTGACCAGCCGCAGGAGAGTGAGAATTTGAGCAAGAGGAAACGTGCATCTAAAACGTCACAGACCTCCAAGGTAGCTCAATCGCAGGAGACTGTCCAATCGCAGAAGACTGTCCAGTCGCAGGAGACTGTGAGGAAGTGGAAACATACTAGAAAGTCACAGGAAACTGTGGGAAATAGGGAAAAGATATCTGAAATATCGCTGAAGCGTAAGCTAGAGTCACAAGTGGAGActgtaaaaaagaaaaaatatactAAGAAATCAAAGAGCCATAATGTAGTCTCTGCCAACCCTGTGCTATCTGCAGACCTCTCCCCCAGCGTTTCCTCTTCCACACACAACCCTCCTGGTGTCCCAaagagaaaacatagaaaaataccACAGAGCCACAGGGTAGACTCTGAGATCCTCTCTTCATTCCCTGTTCTATCTTCAGAACTCTCTTCTGGCCTAAAGAGGAGCCTCTCTCCTACTCTCAGCCCTCCTGGCGTCTCTTCCTCGACAAACACACCTAAGAGAGGCAGAACTAAGGGGGTCCAGCAGCAGATCTGTCTTAGCTCCACCCCAGGCCCCAGATCCTCCATAGGAACAGTCgaccctttctctgtctctctgtctcccctggccCCCAGCTCTAAGCCAGACAGCCCTCAGAACACCTCACCTGTCACCTGGAAGCTGTTAGAACATCTGGACAAG ATTCCAGAGCCAGACGAAGCTGTACCCAGCAGTAAATCTTGGGGTAAACCCAGAGGTCGACCAAGGAAGGACCCGGCTGGAGTGAAGAAGCCGGCTGTAGTGAAGGGAGTGAAGAAGCCGGCTGTGGTGAAGGGAGTGAAGAGGCCGGCTGTGGTGAAGGGAGTGAAGGAGCCGGCTGTGGTGAAGGGAGTGAAGAGGCCGGCTGTGGTGAAGGGAGTGAAGAGGCCGGCTGTGGTGAAGGGAGTGAAGGAGCTGGCTGTAGTGAAGGGAGTGAAGAGGCCGGCTGTGGTGAAGGGAGTGAAGAGGCCGGCTGTGGTGAAGGGAGTGAAGAGGCCGGCTGTGGTGAAGGGAGTGAAGAGGCCGGCTGTGGTGAAGGGAGTGAAGGAGCCGGCTGTAGTGAAGGGAGTGAAGGGGCCGGCTGTGGTGAAGGGAGTGAAGGGGCCGGCTGTGGTGAAGGGAGTGAAGGGGCCGGCTGTGGTGAAGGGAGTGAAGGGGCCGGCTGTGGTGAAGGGAGTGAAGGGGCCGGCTGTGGTGAAGGGAGTGAAGGGGCCGGCTGTGGTGAAGGGAGTGAAGAGGCCGGCTGTAGTGAAGGGAGTGAAGAGGCCGGCTGTAGTGAAGGGAGTGAAGAGGCCGGCTGTAGTGAAGAGGCCGGCTGTAGTGAAGGGAGTGAAGGGGCCGGCTGTAGTGAAGGGAGTGAAGAGGCCGGCTGTAGTGAAGGGAGTGAAGAG GCCGGCTGTAGTGAAGGGAGTGAAGAGGCCGGCTGTAGTGAAGAAGCCGGCTGTGGTGAAGGGAGTGAAGGGGCCGGCTGTAGTGAAGGGGCCGGCTGTAGTGAAGGGAGTGAAGGGGCCGGCTGTAGTGAAGGGAGTGAAGAGGCCGGCTGTAGTGAAGAGAGTGAAGAACCCGGCTGTAGTGGAGAGAGTGAAGAACCCGGCTGTAGTGGAGAGAGTGAAGAACCCGGCTGTAGTGGAGAGAGTGAAGAACCCGGCTGCAGGGAAGAGAGTGAAGAACCCGGCTGCAGGGAAGAGAGTGAAGAACCCGGCTGTAGTGGAGAGAGTGAAGAACCCGGCTGTAGTGGAGAGAGTGAAGAACCCGGCTGTAGTGGAGAGAGTGAAGAACCCGGCTGTAGTGGAGAGAGTGAAGAACCCGGCTGTAGTGGAGAGAGTGAAGAACCCGGCTGCAGGGAAGCGAGTGAAGACTCGGTGTGGAAAGAAGGTGAAGACTGCAGCAGAGGGAGGTTCCCAGACCTGCAGCTCAGAGGAGGGGCCTCCAGCCAAGCACAGACGTAGAAGCAGGAAGGGCCATACAGCAGAGGGAGTGGAGagagtcggactgcagagtgacGACAGCAGCAGCTCTCAGCCAATCCAATGCTCCAGACCACGGTTTGAGCCACTGGAGTTGGACTCACCGGACGAAGACACAGGAGATGCCTCCCTGTCCTCAAACCTGTCCATCGAACTGAGCCTACAGGAAGACCACCTGACATCACTTCCtcttgaagaggaggaggaagagcaggaggatgaggaagatctTCCCAGTTTCTTAAATAACACAA AGCCGCTGTCCATAACAGAGGGAATATGTGTTTGGTGCAAATTTAGAAATTATCCTTTCTGGCCGGCAATG GTGAAAAGCGTGAACCGAAAGATGAAGAAAGCCAGCATTGTGTTTATTGACAACCTGCTGTTTGACAAGAAGAGGATACGAAAAGG CTTCTCTGTGGCCCTAAAAACATTGAAGCCTTTTGACTGTGAAGAGGCTGATCAGCTTGTG TGTAAAGCCAGAGAGAGTTATGATGCTGCCATCAAATGGTGCCTGGAGCTGATTGCCGACTATAGAATCCGTATCG GATGCGGCTTCACCGGTTCCTTCATTGAATACTTTTCAGATGACATAA GCTGTCCTGTGAGGAGACGTTATCCTCAGAGTACCTCTGACCTCAACTTCCCCAGTAAGCTGATGTTGGAGGAGCAGTTTTTGACCTCTGACcttggggaggaagaggaggagggcagcggccggcaggaggaggaggagaggaagaagaggaggaggaggaggaggaagctgCTGCCTGACCGCTCCAAGGCAGCACGTAACCGTGCCAATGAGAAACTGGTGGACTTCATCGTTAAGCAACGCCGGGTGGAGACACGCCTTCTA gGTGTGATCAGCGGGCAGCAACAATCTAAGTGGTTGCGATGGTTCCTGGCAGCCAGCCGGTCAGTAGTGGACACCTACCTGGAGGATGAGGAGCAGCTGGACCTGGTGTATCAGTACCTGAGGGGGGTGTATGAGACCGCCCCCCTCACCGCCCCCTGCCTGGCTGACGTAGACCGGATACGCCTCGTACTGGACGTCCTCTTACCTGAG GCTATCATCTATGCCATAGCTGGAGTGGACAAGTTGTCACTGGTGAAGGCAGAGGACAAATACCTAAAAGGGCCCTGTCTGAGTAAAAG gGAAAGAGAGGAGTTTGATTGGATGATCGAGCAACAGATGAAGATGAAAGCATCGATTGGTCAGCGTCCTGCGACCTGA